The DNA segment CCCGGCACGCCGGGGTGGCGCGAGCCCCGTCAGGCTGGGCACTTCCGTCGTGTCGCACTGGGTGGCGCTCAGCCGCCGGAACACCATGACGTCGTACTGGGACGTGTAATCGTAGTGCGACGGCAACTGGGCATTCAGCAGGTCGGACACGTGCAGATCGACGAGTTGCAGGCCCGCCAGGGACTGCAGCGCCGCCTGCAGCGCCGGCAGCCGCTCGCCGAAGACGGCGCGCGTGCAGGCGATCCACACGAAGCCCTGGGCGGGCACGCGCTGCGGGATGGCATCCAGCTCTTTCGCTCCCTGCGGGCCGATGTGGAATACGCGGATCGCGCCGGAGGCGTCCAGCGTCACGGGGCGTGCCCCCGGCATCCGGAATGGGGTGCCATGGTGCTCCTACCGGGAAAGCAGGCGCGCGGCGTCGCGGGCGAAATACGTCAGGATGCCGTCCGCCCCGGCGCGCTTGAAGGCGAGCAGGGATTCCATCATCACGGCATCGTGGTCGAGCCAGCCGTTGGCCGCGGCGGCCTTCAGCATGGCGTATTCGCCGCTCACCTGGTAGGCGAAGGTCGGCACGCGGAACTCGTCCTTCACCCGGCGCACGACGTCCAGGTAGGGCATGCCGGGCTTGACCATGACCATGTCCGCGCCCTCGGCGATGTCCAGGGCCACCTCGCGCAGCGCCTCGTCGGTGTTGCCCGGGTCCATCTGATAGACGTTCTTGTCGGCCTTGCCGAGCGCCCCGCGCGTGCCCACGGCGTCGCGGAACGGGCCGTAGAAGGCGCTCGCGTATTTCGCGCTGTAGGCCATGATGCGGGTGTGGATGTGGCCCTGGGCCTCCAGCGCCTCGCGGATGGCGCCGATGCGGCCGTCCATCATGTCGCTGGGCGCCACGATGTCCACTCCCGCCTCGGCATGCGTGAGCACCTGGCCGACGAGGATTTCCACCGTCTCGTCGTTCATGATGTAGCCGGTCTCGTCCAGCACGCCGTCCTGTCCATGGCTGGTATAGGGGTCGAGCGCCACGTCGGTGAGCACGCCGAGATCGGGAAACTCCTTCTTGAGGGCCCGCACTACCCGGGGGATCAGCCCCTCAGGGTTGAGTGCTTCCTTGCCATCCGGCGTTTTCAGCGACGGCTCGATGGACGGAAACAGTGCCAGCACCGGGATGCCCAGGCGAACGCAGTCTTCCGCCACGGGCAACAGCAGGTCCAGGCTCAGACGGTCCACGCCGGGCATCGACGCAATGGCCTGGCGGTGATTGGTGCCTTCGTGCACGAACACCGGGTAGATGAAGTCGTGCGTGGACAGCCGGTGCTCGCGCACCAGGTTGCGGGTGAACGCGTCGCGCCGCAGCCGGCGCGGGCGGTGCTGGGGAAAGGGCGGGGGGCTGGAGAGATGCATCCCGAAATTGTGCTCCCGTTTCGGGAGGGCGTGCCACCGGATGGGCGCCCGGCGGCACGTACACTGCGGCCCATGCTCTGGGTCAAAGCCTTCCATATCGTCTTCGTGGCCAGCTGGTTCGCGGGCCTGTTCTACCTGCCCCGCATCTTCGTGAACCTCGCCATGGTGCCGCCGGACTCCTCCGCCGAGCGCGAGCGCCTGCTGCTCATGGCGCGCAAACTGCTGCGCTTCACCACCATGCTGGCCGTGCCCGCGCTGGCCCTGGGCCTGTGGCTCTACCTGGGGTATGGCATCGGCCGCGGACCGGGCAACGGCTGGATGCACGCCAAGCTCACCGTGGTGGTGCTGGCCGTGGGCTACCACCATGCCTGCGGCGTGTTGCTGCGCAAGTTCGCCGCGGGGCGCAACAGCCACGGGCACCGCTGGTACCGCTGGTTCAACGAGGTGCCGGTGCTCCTGCTGGTCGCGGCGGTGGTGCTGGTGGTCGTCAAGCCGTTCTGAACCGGGCGCGCGCCGCCGTGCACAAGACCTCCGCCTGGCCGCTCGCGCTGACCTACATCGCGCTCATCGTCTTCGCGAGCCTGTTTCCCTTCGAGGGCTGGCGCGAGCAGGGCATCTCCCCGCTGGTATTCCTCACGGCCCGGGTTCCGCCGCCGTACTGGACCTGGTTCGACGTCAACATCAATGTCGCGGGCTACGCGCCGCTGGGCTTCCTGCTGGCACTGGCGCTGCTGCGCACGGGCTGGCCCCGGGCGGCCGTGGTGGTGGCCGTGCTGTCCGGCGGCATGCTTTCCATGCTCATGGAATTGCTGCAGATCTACCTGCCGCGGCGGGTGCCGTCCAACATGGACCTGCTGCTCAACACGGCCGGCACCCTGCTGGGGGCGCTCGTGGCCGCCTTGCTGGAGCGGCTGGGGGCCATCGCCCGCTGGAGCCGGTTTCGCGCGCGCTGGTTCGTGCAGGATGCGAGCGGTGCCCTGGTGCTGATCGCGCTCTGGCCTGCCGCTCTGCTGTTCCCCGCGGCCGTGCCGTTCGGGCTCGGCCAGATGTGGGAGCGCCTGGAAGCCGCGCTGGCCGAAACGCTGGCCGACACCCCCTTCCTCGAATGGCTGCCGGTGCGCGACACCCCGCTGGAGCCCCTGATGCCCGGGGCGGAACTGCTCGCGGTGCTGCTCGGGCTGCTCGTTCCCTGCCTGCTGGGCTACTGCGTGATCCGGAACGTCGGGCGCCGGGTGGCCTATGCCTGCGGCATGGTCGCCGCCGGGGTGGCGGTGACCGCGCTGTCCGCCGCGCTCAGCTACGGCCCGGCCCACGCCTGGGAGTGGCTGGGCCTGCCCACGCGCGTGGGCATCGTCGCGGGCCTCGTGGCGGCGCTGCTGCTCGTGACCCTGCCGCGCCGCGCCGCCGGGGTGCTGCTGCTGCTCGTGCTGGTCTGGCACCTGAACCTGCTCAACCAGGCGCCGACCAGCGCCTACTTCGCAGAAACCCTCCTGGCCTGGGAGCAAGGGCGCTTCATCCGCTTCTATGGCCTGGGCCAGTGGCTCGGCTGGCTCTGGCCCTACGCGACGCTGGTGTACGTGGTGCTGCAGGTCGCCAGCCGCCCGGCGCCAGAGGCGCGCGCGGCCCCCGCCTCCTAGAATCCGGGCATGACCGAAGACACTTCCCCGTCCCGCGGCTACTACGCCCGCCACATTTTCTTCTGCCTCAACGACCGCATCAACGGTGAGGACAGCTGTGCCCACCACGGCGCGAAGGAGGCGTTCGACCACTGCAAGGCGCGCGTCAAGGCCGAAAAGCTCGCCGGTCCCGGCCAGGTGCGCGTGAACAAGGCGGGCTGCCTGGACCGCTGCGCGGGCGGGCCCGTCGCGGTCGTCTATCCCGAGGGCACCTGGTACACCTACGTGGACACCAGTGATATCGACGAGATTGTCGAATCCCACCTCAAGAACGGCCAGGTGGTCGAGCGCCTGCTCACCCCGCCGGAACTCGGACGCTGATCCGGGCTCAGACCCCGGCCTTCCCGCATTCCGGGCCGCGGGCCGCCTTTTTTCGGGGCGGCACGGGGCCATTTCATACTGCAGACAAGTGAACGCCCAGACTGAACGCCTGACTTTCTCCGGCACGGCCGGCGCCATCGAGGCGCTGCGCGACCCTGCCGCCGCGGCCGGGGGCGGCGCCCCGCGCGGCGTGGCCGTGATCGCCCATCCCCATCCGCTCTTCGGCGGCACCATGGACAACAAGGTCGTGCAGACGCTCGCCCGGGCCTTCGTCGCCTGTGGGTGGACGGCCGTGCGCTTCAATTTCCGGGGCGTCGGCGGCAGCGCCGGCTCCCACGACGAAGGACGCGGAGAGCTGGACGACTTGCTCGCGGTCATCGACCAGGCCGCGCCCGCCGGTGCGATCGCGCTGGCGGGGTTCTCCTTCGGCGCCTTCGTGACCAGCCACGCCCTGGAGCGGCTCTGGGGCGCGCGTGACATCGAGCGCGCCGTGCTCGTGGGGACGGCCGCCAGCCGCTTCACCGTGGCACCCGTGCCGGCCGAAGCCCATGGCCGCACGCTGGTCGTCCATGGCGAGCAGGACGACACCGTGCCCCTGGCCTCCGTGATGGACTGGGCGCGCCCGCAGACACTCCCTGTGACAGTCGTGCCCGGCGGCGGGCATTTCTTTCACGGACAATTGCCGCTGCTCAAGAGCCTGGTCATGCGGCACCTGACTTCCCAGGCCTGAGGGCGGGCCACCGGCTGCCTGCCCCCACCCACCCTTCCGCTTTTCCTGCTTTCCTCTCTCCCGCTTCCTTTCTTCCCGGACCGTTCCGAATGCATGCCTCCATGAAGTCCTTCCTGCCCCTGCTGCGCTCCTTCGCCATGGCCGCCGCCCTCGCGCCTGCTGCGCTCTGGGCGCAGGTGCAGGCCCCCCAGCCGCCCGAGATCGCCGCGCGCAACTACCTGCTGCTGGACGTGACCTCCGGGCAGGTGCTGGCCGCCAAGGACATCGATGCGCCCGTGGAGCAGGCGTCCCTGACCAAGCTCATGACCGGCTACCTGGTGTTCGATGCGCTGAGTTCCAGGAAGATCACCCTGGAGCAGAAGCTGCCGGTGAGCGTCCTGGCGTGGAAGATGCCGGGCTCGCGCATGTTCATCGACCCCAAGATGCAGGTGCCGGTGGATGACCTCCTGAAGGGCATGATCGTGCAGTCGGGCAACGATGCCTCCATGGCCCTGGCCGAGGGCGTGGGTGGCTCGGCCGAGAACTTCGTCAAGCTCATGAACGACCAGGCCAAGGCCCTGGGCATGAAGAACACGGCCTACAAGAACCCCGAAGGCCTCACGGAGCCCGGCCACACGACCACGGCACGCGACCTGAGCATCCTCGCGACGCGGCTCATGAAGGACTTCCCGGAGTACATGCACTATTACTCCACCAAGCACTATGCCTATCCGGGCACGCCGCCTTCCAACGGCACCAACCGCAATTCGCTGCTGTTCCGCGACCCGACGGTGGACGGCCTCAAGACCGGGCACACCGCAGCGGCCGGCTACTGCCTCGTGGCCACGTCCAAGCGTGACTTTCCCAATGTCGGCCAGCGCCGCCTGCTGTCCATCGTGCTGGGCACCGCGAGCGAGAACGCGCGTGCCAACGAGAGCCAGAAGCTGCTGAACTGGGGCTACACCGCCTACGACGCCGTCAAGCTGTTCGACGGCGGCCAGCCGGCTGCCACCCCGGCGCTCTGGAAGGGCACGCAGAACACCATCAAGATCGGGCGCCCCGATCCCATCGTCGTCACGGTGCCGTCGGGCTCCGCCGGCAAGATTTCCACCCAGATCGTCCGCCAGGACCCGCTGGTCGCCCCCCTGACCAAGGGGCAGTCCATCGGCACGCTCAAGGTCTCGCTGGGCGACCAGCAGATTGCCGAGGTGCCCCTGGTGGCGCTCGAAACCGTAGATCAGGCGGGCATCTTCGGGCGTGCCTGGGATGCCATCCGGCTCTGGATCAAGTGATGCGCGCTGCGCGTGGCAGGAGGCTGGCGGTGCCGGTCCTTGCCTCGCCAGGGGCAAACTGATACATTAGAAGGCTTTTCGGAATTTCCGAAGGGAATCACGTCTTCGCTCGATTCGAATCCGCCGGGCGAAGTTTTCACGTTTAGGGACGATTCATGCCAACCATCAACCAGCTCGTGCGTCAGGGGCGCGAGGTCGAAACGACCAAGTCCAAGAGCCCCGCGATGCAAAACTCTCCCCAGCGCCGTGGAGTGTGCACCCGTGTGTACACCACGACGCCCAAGAAGCCGAACTCCGCTCTGCGGAAGGTCGCCAAGGTGCGCCTGACCAACGGCTTCGAGGTCATCTCCTACATCGGCGGCGAAGGCCACAACCTGCAGGAACACAGCGTGGTGCTGGTCCGCGGCGGCCGTGTGAAGGATCTGCCCGGTGTGCGTTACCACATCGTGCGTGGCTCGCTTGACCTGCAAGGCGTCAAGGACCGCAAGCAGGCCCGTTCCAAGTACGGTGCCAAGAAGCCCAAGGCCAAGTAAGCCCTGCGTTTCGAAGAATTTTCGGTGCTGTTCCCGCGTGGCGCGGTGAAGCAGCGTAGTGGCCCCGAACGCAGGTGTTCTGCGTGGGTCGAGTAAGTGGGAGTCCTGAATGGCTCTCGCGGTGCCTGGGAAGGCGCCAACTGAAGCAAAGATAGAGGTGAGAAATGCCACGTCGTCGCGAAGTCCCCAAACGTGAAATCCTGCCGGACCCGAAGTTCGGCAATGTCGAGCTGTCCAAATTCATGAACGTGATCATGGAAGGCGGCAAGAAGGCAGTTGCAGAGCGCATCATCTATGGCGCCCTGGAACTCATCCAGAAGAAGCACCCCGACAAGGATCCCCTGGAAGCGTTCACCGTTGCCATCAACAACGTGAAGCCCATGGTGGAAGTGAAGTCCCGCCGCGTCGGTGGTGCCAACTACCAGGTGCCGGTCGAAGTGCGCCCCGTGCGCCGCCTGGCCCTGTCGATGCGCTGGCTCAAGGAAGCCGCCCGCAAGCGCGGCGAGAAGTCCATGGCCCAGCGCCTGGCCAACGAGCTGCTGGAAGCCACGGAAGGCCGTGGCGGCGCGATGAAGCGCCGTGACGAAGTGCACCGCATGGCA comes from the Paracidovorax avenae ATCC 19860 genome and includes:
- the hemB gene encoding porphobilinogen synthase; translated protein: MHLSSPPPFPQHRPRRLRRDAFTRNLVREHRLSTHDFIYPVFVHEGTNHRQAIASMPGVDRLSLDLLLPVAEDCVRLGIPVLALFPSIEPSLKTPDGKEALNPEGLIPRVVRALKKEFPDLGVLTDVALDPYTSHGQDGVLDETGYIMNDETVEILVGQVLTHAEAGVDIVAPSDMMDGRIGAIREALEAQGHIHTRIMAYSAKYASAFYGPFRDAVGTRGALGKADKNVYQMDPGNTDEALREVALDIAEGADMVMVKPGMPYLDVVRRVKDEFRVPTFAYQVSGEYAMLKAAAANGWLDHDAVMMESLLAFKRAGADGILTYFARDAARLLSR
- a CDS encoding CopD family protein, which codes for MLWVKAFHIVFVASWFAGLFYLPRIFVNLAMVPPDSSAERERLLLMARKLLRFTTMLAVPALALGLWLYLGYGIGRGPGNGWMHAKLTVVVLAVGYHHACGVLLRKFAAGRNSHGHRWYRWFNEVPVLLLVAAVVLVVVKPF
- a CDS encoding VanZ family protein; translated protein: MHKTSAWPLALTYIALIVFASLFPFEGWREQGISPLVFLTARVPPPYWTWFDVNINVAGYAPLGFLLALALLRTGWPRAAVVVAVLSGGMLSMLMELLQIYLPRRVPSNMDLLLNTAGTLLGALVAALLERLGAIARWSRFRARWFVQDASGALVLIALWPAALLFPAAVPFGLGQMWERLEAALAETLADTPFLEWLPVRDTPLEPLMPGAELLAVLLGLLVPCLLGYCVIRNVGRRVAYACGMVAAGVAVTALSAALSYGPAHAWEWLGLPTRVGIVAGLVAALLLVTLPRRAAGVLLLLVLVWHLNLLNQAPTSAYFAETLLAWEQGRFIRFYGLGQWLGWLWPYATLVYVVLQVASRPAPEARAAPAS
- a CDS encoding (2Fe-2S) ferredoxin domain-containing protein → MTEDTSPSRGYYARHIFFCLNDRINGEDSCAHHGAKEAFDHCKARVKAEKLAGPGQVRVNKAGCLDRCAGGPVAVVYPEGTWYTYVDTSDIDEIVESHLKNGQVVERLLTPPELGR
- a CDS encoding alpha/beta hydrolase, which gives rise to MNAQTERLTFSGTAGAIEALRDPAAAAGGGAPRGVAVIAHPHPLFGGTMDNKVVQTLARAFVACGWTAVRFNFRGVGGSAGSHDEGRGELDDLLAVIDQAAPAGAIALAGFSFGAFVTSHALERLWGARDIERAVLVGTAASRFTVAPVPAEAHGRTLVVHGEQDDTVPLASVMDWARPQTLPVTVVPGGGHFFHGQLPLLKSLVMRHLTSQA
- a CDS encoding D-alanyl-D-alanine carboxypeptidase family protein, encoding MKSFLPLLRSFAMAAALAPAALWAQVQAPQPPEIAARNYLLLDVTSGQVLAAKDIDAPVEQASLTKLMTGYLVFDALSSRKITLEQKLPVSVLAWKMPGSRMFIDPKMQVPVDDLLKGMIVQSGNDASMALAEGVGGSAENFVKLMNDQAKALGMKNTAYKNPEGLTEPGHTTTARDLSILATRLMKDFPEYMHYYSTKHYAYPGTPPSNGTNRNSLLFRDPTVDGLKTGHTAAAGYCLVATSKRDFPNVGQRRLLSIVLGTASENARANESQKLLNWGYTAYDAVKLFDGGQPAATPALWKGTQNTIKIGRPDPIVVTVPSGSAGKISTQIVRQDPLVAPLTKGQSIGTLKVSLGDQQIAEVPLVALETVDQAGIFGRAWDAIRLWIK
- the rpsL gene encoding 30S ribosomal protein S12; the protein is MPTINQLVRQGREVETTKSKSPAMQNSPQRRGVCTRVYTTTPKKPNSALRKVAKVRLTNGFEVISYIGGEGHNLQEHSVVLVRGGRVKDLPGVRYHIVRGSLDLQGVKDRKQARSKYGAKKPKAK
- the rpsG gene encoding 30S ribosomal protein S7, translated to MPRRREVPKREILPDPKFGNVELSKFMNVIMEGGKKAVAERIIYGALELIQKKHPDKDPLEAFTVAINNVKPMVEVKSRRVGGANYQVPVEVRPVRRLALSMRWLKEAARKRGEKSMAQRLANELLEATEGRGGAMKRRDEVHRMAEANKAFSHFRF